In Bacillus sp. SB49, a single window of DNA contains:
- a CDS encoding PTS ascorbate transporter subunit IIC produces MNSFLTVLVDILSQPAILVAMIALIGLVAQKKNVSDTMKGTTKTFVGFLVISAGAGILETSLVPFGSMFQEAFNVSGVVPNNEAIVALALNEYGSNTALIMFFGMIVNILIARFTRFKYIFLTGHHTLYMACMLAVIMAVAGFNTIPQIAAGAVALGIIMTLSPAILQPFMRELTGNDNVALGHFSAVGYAISGLVGKALKSEKSTSTEKINFPKGLGFLRDSTVSIALTMVVMYLIVALAAGPSFIEAELSDGTNFLVFSFIQAGNFAAGVFIILSGVRLVLAEIVPAFKGISTKLVPNAKPALDVPIVYTYAPNAVLIGFFSSFIGGLFSMVVMALVGSTIILPGVVPHFFTGAAAGVFGNATGGVRGAVGGSFVNGIIISFLPIFLLPVLGELGFANTTFSDADFGVSGIFFGTLANYAGPLAIVISLVVILALMVIPFKKKTS; encoded by the coding sequence ATGAACAGCTTTCTGACGGTGTTGGTGGATATATTAAGTCAACCGGCGATTCTTGTTGCTATGATTGCCTTGATCGGGTTAGTCGCCCAGAAGAAAAACGTGTCAGACACGATGAAGGGAACGACGAAGACATTCGTCGGTTTCCTCGTCATCTCAGCGGGAGCCGGTATTTTGGAAACGTCCTTGGTACCGTTCGGCTCCATGTTCCAGGAGGCGTTCAACGTCTCCGGGGTAGTACCGAATAATGAAGCGATTGTAGCACTTGCCTTAAATGAGTATGGTTCCAATACAGCACTTATCATGTTCTTCGGAATGATTGTAAATATTCTGATCGCCCGTTTCACCCGGTTTAAATACATTTTCCTGACGGGGCATCACACGTTATATATGGCTTGTATGCTCGCCGTCATCATGGCCGTGGCCGGCTTCAACACGATTCCGCAAATCGCCGCCGGAGCGGTTGCGTTGGGTATCATCATGACCTTATCCCCTGCGATTCTTCAGCCGTTCATGCGGGAGCTGACAGGGAACGATAACGTCGCATTAGGTCACTTCAGTGCGGTCGGTTATGCAATCAGCGGCTTAGTCGGGAAAGCCTTGAAATCAGAGAAGTCCACATCGACAGAGAAAATCAACTTTCCGAAAGGTCTTGGTTTCTTACGGGACAGTACGGTAAGTATTGCACTTACAATGGTTGTCATGTATTTGATTGTCGCTTTGGCAGCAGGTCCGTCTTTCATTGAAGCGGAACTCAGCGACGGTACGAATTTCCTTGTCTTCTCTTTCATTCAGGCAGGTAATTTTGCTGCTGGTGTATTCATCATTTTGTCCGGAGTACGTCTCGTTCTTGCGGAAATCGTCCCGGCTTTCAAAGGGATTTCTACGAAGCTTGTTCCTAATGCGAAGCCTGCCTTGGACGTTCCGATTGTCTATACGTACGCGCCGAATGCCGTATTGATCGGCTTCTTCTCCAGTTTCATCGGAGGTCTCTTCAGTATGGTCGTCATGGCACTTGTCGGAAGTACCATCATTCTTCCAGGCGTCGTTCCACACTTCTTCACAGGAGCAGCTGCCGGCGTGTTCGGTAATGCTACGGGCGGGGTAAGAGGAGCCGTTGGGGGATCTTTTGTAAACGGTATCATAATTTCGTTTCTGCCGATCTTCCTGCTGCCGGTCCTGGGAGAGCTTGGATTCGCCAACACGACGTTCTCGGATGCCGATTTCGGTGTGAGTGGAATTTTCTTCGGAACACTTGCCAACTACGCCGGGCCGCTGGCTATTGTCATCAGTCTTGTCGTCATTCTGGCGCTTATGGTCATCCCGTTCAAGAAGAAAACCAGTTGA
- the tkt gene encoding transketolase, with product MSISTDKVSELSVNTIRTLNIDSVEKADHGHPGMPMGAAPMAYALWKNFLNVNPDNPNWFNRDRFVLSAGHGSTLLYSLLHLSGYEVSIDDLKNFRQLGSKTPGHPEYGITPGVEVTTGPLGQGIPASVGLALAERHLAETDNRDGYPVVDHYTYTICGDGDLMEGVSYEAASLAGHLGLGRLIVLYDSNDVSLDGGLDLSFSEDVESRFTSCHWHYLKVEDGNNISAVERAIEEAKAETEKPTIIEIKTIIGYGASSIQGTSDAHSDPLGKEEVERTKRFYKWEYEEEFFVPEEVYQDFRMIKERGKAKEQEWEATFGEYKKAFPEQAVELERLLAGRLPEDWSRVLPSYEEGETLATRAASGELLNALADVMPEFVGGSADLDSSTKTRLKKYPDFTPSDYAGRNIRFGVREFAMGAIANGLALHHLRPFVSTFFVFSDYLRPAVRLASLMGIPVTYVFTHDSVAVGQDGPTHEPVEQLASFRAMPGLCVLRPADANETKEAWKIAVEQQDQPTMLVLGRQGVPTLKHTDSHAADGVRRGAYILSEAAGEPSGIVIAAGSEVPLALEAQEQLAAEGLYVRVVSMPSWDLFEKQAPEYKEHVLPKDIKKRLVVEMGSKLGWREYAGDEGLVISVDTFGTSGPGDEVIAAFGFTVENVVHNFKSLLK from the coding sequence ATGTCCATTTCGACAGATAAGGTATCCGAGTTGTCCGTCAATACAATCCGTACGTTGAATATCGATAGTGTAGAAAAAGCCGACCACGGTCACCCGGGGATGCCGATGGGGGCTGCACCTATGGCCTATGCCTTGTGGAAGAACTTCCTCAACGTAAACCCGGACAACCCCAATTGGTTCAATAGAGACCGGTTCGTCCTCTCGGCAGGGCATGGCTCGACACTGCTTTACAGCCTGCTTCACCTTTCCGGATATGAGGTATCGATCGATGATCTGAAAAATTTCCGGCAGCTTGGCAGTAAAACGCCCGGCCACCCGGAATACGGCATCACTCCGGGAGTAGAGGTAACGACAGGGCCGCTCGGTCAGGGAATACCGGCAAGTGTCGGTTTGGCCTTGGCGGAGAGGCACCTGGCGGAAACCGACAACCGTGATGGATATCCGGTTGTCGACCATTATACGTACACGATCTGCGGGGACGGCGACTTGATGGAAGGCGTATCCTATGAAGCTGCGTCTCTCGCAGGTCACTTAGGGCTTGGGCGCCTGATCGTCCTCTATGATTCCAATGATGTCAGCTTGGATGGTGGTCTCGACCTTTCTTTCTCGGAAGATGTGGAAAGCAGGTTCACCTCCTGTCATTGGCATTATCTTAAAGTAGAAGACGGCAACAATATTTCGGCAGTGGAGCGTGCCATCGAGGAAGCGAAGGCGGAGACGGAGAAGCCGACGATTATCGAGATCAAAACGATCATCGGTTACGGAGCATCCAGTATTCAAGGAACGAGCGATGCGCACAGCGATCCGCTTGGGAAAGAAGAAGTGGAGCGGACGAAACGATTCTATAAGTGGGAGTATGAAGAGGAGTTCTTCGTTCCGGAAGAAGTCTACCAGGATTTTCGGATGATCAAAGAAAGAGGGAAAGCGAAGGAGCAGGAATGGGAAGCGACCTTCGGTGAATATAAAAAAGCCTTCCCGGAGCAGGCTGTGGAATTAGAAAGGCTCCTGGCGGGCAGGCTCCCGGAGGACTGGTCACGGGTGCTTCCTTCCTATGAAGAGGGGGAGACGCTTGCTACCAGAGCGGCTTCTGGAGAACTGCTGAATGCACTTGCTGATGTAATGCCTGAATTTGTCGGCGGGTCTGCTGATTTAGATTCCTCAACGAAGACGCGATTGAAAAAGTACCCGGACTTCACTCCTTCCGATTACGCGGGTAGAAACATCCGCTTCGGAGTCAGGGAATTCGCTATGGGAGCAATCGCCAATGGTCTCGCTCTGCACCATTTAAGGCCATTTGTCAGTACGTTCTTCGTTTTCTCGGATTACCTGCGCCCCGCTGTCCGGCTTGCCTCACTCATGGGAATACCGGTCACGTACGTATTTACCCATGACAGTGTAGCGGTAGGACAGGATGGACCTACGCATGAACCGGTCGAACAGCTGGCCTCGTTCCGGGCAATGCCGGGATTGTGTGTCCTCCGTCCGGCGGATGCAAATGAAACGAAGGAAGCTTGGAAGATTGCCGTAGAGCAGCAAGATCAGCCGACGATGCTGGTGTTGGGAAGGCAGGGCGTACCAACGCTTAAACATACGGATTCGCATGCAGCAGACGGCGTGAGAAGAGGTGCCTACATCCTCTCTGAAGCAGCTGGAGAACCGTCGGGGATTGTGATAGCGGCTGGATCAGAAGTGCCTTTGGCTTTGGAAGCGCAGGAACAATTGGCAGCGGAGGGGCTGTATGTCCGGGTCGTCAGCATGCCGTCATGGGATCTGTTTGAAAAACAAGCGCCGGAGTACAAAGAGCACGTGCTTCCGAAGGACATCAAAAAGCGGCTGGTCGTCGAGATGGGATCGAAGCTTGGCTGGAGAGAGTATGCAGGAGACGAAGGCTTGGTAATAAGTGTCGATACTTTCGGCACCTCAGGACCTGGAGATGAAGTGATCGCCGCGTTCGGTTTCACCGTAGAGAACGTCGTTCATAACTTCAAGTCTCTGTTGAAGTAA
- a CDS encoding histidinol-phosphatase HisJ family protein produces the protein MYAADYHHHTNHSFDSKAEMEDVCASAVNKGFNEICFTEHFSVNPNVPTYGHMDFERYFSEIERCREEFEGRLTIKAGIELCEPHLMKAEYEEVLRDKDLDFILGSVHNIEETKLRKVLQEKEREAAYRAYFEEMYALVEGADIDVLAHLDLMKRYDGTAGEKYAFRDYEALLRKILRKAVDRGIGIEINTSGLSNQKVGEAFPTMDILKLYKEVGGEILTIGSDSHKPETTGDYWESAVSMAKQAGFKRLYTFTKRDPQPYDI, from the coding sequence ATGTACGCAGCGGATTATCATCATCATACGAACCATTCGTTTGATTCAAAGGCAGAGATGGAGGACGTTTGTGCGAGTGCAGTGAATAAAGGGTTTAACGAGATTTGCTTTACCGAACACTTCTCTGTCAATCCGAATGTGCCGACATATGGACACATGGACTTCGAGAGGTACTTTTCTGAGATAGAGAGATGCCGCGAGGAGTTTGAGGGCAGGCTGACCATCAAGGCAGGGATCGAATTATGCGAACCGCACTTGATGAAAGCGGAATACGAGGAGGTCTTACGGGATAAAGACCTCGATTTCATCCTCGGTTCCGTTCACAACATAGAAGAAACGAAGCTTAGGAAAGTCCTGCAGGAGAAGGAGCGGGAAGCGGCTTACCGCGCCTACTTCGAGGAAATGTACGCGCTTGTCGAAGGTGCCGATATAGACGTGCTCGCTCACCTGGATTTGATGAAACGCTACGACGGGACGGCAGGAGAGAAATACGCATTCCGCGACTACGAAGCATTGTTAAGGAAAATTCTGCGGAAGGCGGTCGATCGCGGCATCGGGATCGAAATCAATACGTCCGGCTTATCCAACCAGAAAGTCGGAGAGGCTTTTCCTACGATGGATATTTTGAAGCTTTATAAAGAGGTGGGCGGCGAGATCCTGACAATCGGGTCGGACTCGCACAAGCCGGAGACAACGGGAGATTACTGGGAGAGCGCGGTCAGCATGGCGAAACAGGCAGGATTTAAGCGCCTCTATACTTTTACGAAAAGGGATCCCCAGCCGTACGATATATAA
- a CDS encoding DUF1540 domain-containing protein, translating to MAMDVLCDVKNCVHNEDGQKCGAETIFIISESGKTASSQNETDCKTFEAKH from the coding sequence ATGGCAATGGATGTTCTGTGTGACGTGAAGAACTGTGTGCATAATGAAGACGGTCAGAAGTGTGGAGCAGAAACAATCTTCATCATCAGTGAATCAGGAAAAACCGCCTCGTCTCAAAACGAAACAGACTGCAAGACATTTGAAGCGAAGCACTAG
- the nhaC gene encoding Na+/H+ antiporter NhaC, producing MKEGRLPSLLEVFLVLAAFLVVVFSFTALFELPIQLALFVGWFIVILLGLRLGFTYDSLQNSMIKGISNGLEAVIILMAVGALIGTWIAGGIVPTIIYYGLDFIHPSIFLLATLIICALTSLSTGTSWGTVGTAGIAMMGIGEGLGLPLPLVAGAVLSGAYFGDKLSPLSDSTVLAASMSKVNVISHVKSMLYLDVPAFIITSILFTAAGFYYGTGDVDLDRVQSIMTSLNETFTINPVMFVPALIVIGLLILKKPSIPTISFGALVGVIWAVVFQGADVVSSIDAAYNGFQIESGSEFIDELLNRGGIGGMLGSIAVIILGLGIGGMLEKVGVLTVIMNTFVDKIRSAGSLSVSTVFAGLFTNIFGCAMYVSLILTPKLMEKSYDRLRIDRRVLSRNTEVGGTMTSGMVPWSDNGIFMAGILGVSTLSYLPFMWMSFVSIALVILYGYTGTFIWYTNQEEAEEDLSDSVH from the coding sequence GTGAAGGAAGGAAGATTACCGTCTTTATTGGAAGTATTTCTCGTATTAGCTGCATTTCTAGTTGTCGTATTTTCATTTACGGCACTGTTTGAACTGCCGATCCAGCTTGCACTGTTCGTCGGGTGGTTCATTGTCATTTTACTAGGTTTGCGTTTAGGATTTACGTATGATTCTCTACAGAACTCCATGATCAAAGGGATTTCCAACGGGTTGGAAGCAGTCATCATCCTGATGGCGGTCGGTGCTTTGATTGGTACCTGGATTGCAGGTGGGATCGTTCCCACAATCATTTATTACGGCTTGGACTTTATCCACCCTTCTATTTTTCTATTAGCTACATTAATTATATGTGCACTGACCTCCTTATCCACAGGAACATCCTGGGGAACGGTCGGTACAGCGGGGATTGCAATGATGGGGATCGGGGAAGGACTCGGACTGCCGCTTCCCCTTGTAGCGGGTGCTGTGTTATCCGGGGCCTACTTTGGTGATAAATTATCACCGCTTTCAGACAGCACCGTCCTTGCGGCATCGATGTCGAAGGTTAACGTGATTTCGCACGTGAAGTCGATGCTGTATCTGGATGTGCCCGCATTCATCATTACATCGATTCTGTTTACGGCTGCCGGTTTTTATTACGGGACGGGAGATGTAGATTTGGACAGAGTCCAGTCGATTATGACGTCCTTGAATGAGACGTTCACCATCAATCCTGTCATGTTCGTGCCGGCATTGATCGTCATCGGCTTGCTGATCTTGAAGAAGCCGTCTATTCCTACGATATCCTTCGGGGCGCTGGTAGGAGTCATTTGGGCGGTGGTCTTCCAGGGAGCGGATGTGGTTTCTTCGATCGATGCGGCCTACAATGGCTTTCAAATTGAATCCGGATCCGAATTCATCGATGAACTGCTGAACAGGGGTGGTATTGGCGGCATGCTTGGATCTATCGCGGTAATTATCCTGGGCCTTGGTATCGGCGGCATGCTGGAGAAGGTCGGCGTCCTTACAGTCATCATGAATACGTTCGTAGATAAAATCAGAAGTGCGGGCAGCTTGTCTGTATCGACGGTTTTTGCCGGATTGTTTACGAATATATTCGGTTGTGCGATGTACGTCTCCTTAATTCTGACACCGAAGCTGATGGAGAAAAGTTATGACAGGCTCCGAATCGACCGGAGAGTCTTATCTAGGAACACGGAGGTCGGCGGGACGATGACCTCCGGAATGGTACCGTGGTCGGATAACGGCATTTTTATGGCCGGTATTCTTGGCGTGTCGACGTTATCCTATCTACCATTCATGTGGATGAGTTTCGTATCGATCGCGCTTGTCATCCTATATGGATACACAGGTACATTCATCTGGTATACCAATCAAGAGGAAGCGGAAGAAGATTTGTCCGATTCCGTTCACTGA
- the nhaC gene encoding Na+/H+ antiporter NhaC encodes MKEARLPSLLEVCCVLAAFLAVVFSFTALLELPIQLALFVGWFIVMLLGLRLGFTYDSLQGSIIKGISNGLEAVIILMAVGALIGTWIAGGVVPTIIYYGLDFIHPSIFLLATLIICALTSLSTGTSWGTVGTAGIAMMGIGEGLGLPLPLVAGAVLSGAYFGDKLSPLSDSTVLAASMSKVNVISHVKSMLYLDVPAFIITAILFTGAGFYHGSGNIDLDRVQSIMTSLNDTFNISPLMLAPAVIVIGLLIMKKPSIPTISFGALVGIIWAVLFQNADVVSSIETAYNGFQISSGSEFIDELLNRGGISGMLGSIAVIILGLGIGGMLEKVGVLTVIMNTFVDKIKNAGSLSVSTIFTGLFTNIFGCAMYVSLILTPKLMESSYDRLHIDRRVLSRNTEVGGTMTSGMVPWSDNGIFMAGILGVSTLSYLPFMWMSFVSIALVIIYGYTGKFIWYTDGAETEIETDMEEDVSDIAK; translated from the coding sequence ATGAAGGAAGCAAGGTTACCGTCTCTATTGGAAGTCTGTTGTGTGCTGGCTGCGTTTCTGGCTGTGGTGTTTTCGTTTACCGCGCTGTTGGAACTGCCGATTCAGCTGGCGCTGTTTGTCGGTTGGTTTATCGTCATGTTACTGGGGTTGAGATTGGGTTTTACGTATGATTCCTTGCAGGGTTCGATCATCAAAGGAATATCGAACGGGTTGGAAGCAGTCATCATCTTGATGGCGGTTGGTGCTTTAATCGGTACGTGGATTGCCGGTGGGGTCGTTCCAACGATCATTTATTATGGTCTTGACTTCATTCATCCTTCTATCTTTTTATTAGCTACTTTAATTATATGTGCGTTGACATCTCTTTCCACAGGAACGTCCTGGGGAACTGTCGGCACCGCCGGGATTGCAATGATGGGAATCGGTGAGGGGCTTGGGCTTCCGCTTCCGTTAGTAGCAGGTGCAGTCTTGTCCGGTGCTTATTTCGGAGATAAATTGTCACCGCTTTCAGACAGTACGGTGCTGGCTGCATCGATGTCGAAAGTCAACGTCATTTCCCACGTGAAATCGATGTTGTACCTTGATGTACCAGCGTTTATCATTACGGCTATTCTCTTTACAGGAGCAGGGTTCTACCATGGCAGCGGCAATATCGATCTGGACAGGGTCCAATCGATCATGACGTCCTTGAATGATACCTTCAACATCAGTCCGCTTATGCTTGCACCCGCGGTTATTGTCATTGGATTGTTGATCATGAAGAAGCCGTCCATCCCGACGATTTCCTTCGGTGCATTGGTCGGGATCATATGGGCCGTATTGTTTCAGAATGCGGATGTCGTGTCATCCATTGAGACAGCTTACAATGGATTCCAGATCAGCTCCGGCTCTGAATTCATCGATGAATTACTGAACAGGGGAGGCATAAGCGGAATGCTCGGCTCCATTGCGGTCATCATTCTCGGTCTTGGTATCGGAGGTATGCTGGAGAAGGTGGGCGTATTGACCGTCATCATGAACACGTTCGTGGACAAGATCAAGAATGCCGGGAGCCTTTCTGTATCAACAATTTTTACTGGGTTGTTCACCAATATTTTCGGCTGTGCGATGTATGTGTCGCTGATTTTGACACCGAAGCTGATGGAAAGCAGTTATGACAGACTACATATCGACCGCAGGGTTCTATCAAGGAATACGGAGGTCGGCGGGACGATGACATCCGGAATGGTGCCGTGGTCGGATAACGGGATTTTCATGGCGGGAATCCTCGGTGTGTCGACGTTGTCTTATCTGCCGTTCATGTGGATGAGCTTCGTATCGATTGCGCTTGTCATCATCTACGGGTACACAGGCAAATTCATCTGGTATACGGATGGAGCAGAAACGGAAATAGAAACGGATATGGAAGAGGATGTATCTGATATAGCAAAATGA
- a CDS encoding asparaginase — protein sequence MKKILLIGTGGTIASVESEQGLTPGLSPEEMVGRLEFRFQCDVDCIVSLNLDSTNIYPNHWVKLATMIHDHYDHYDGFVITHGTDTMAYTAAALDSMLMHLDKPVVLTGSQIPMTLVDSDGEQNLMDAVHYAADGLAGVYIVFNSRVIKGTRAMKMRTKSKHAFESVNYPYVAYVDNTRITYHSKPLDAERGRRLELETRLCTDVFVLKLYPGINREIFRFISTSYKGVIIECFGSGGIPFYEVDLAEEVKALIDAGVVVVLTTQCLEEGIDIDLYEVGRKIDRNQVVISQDMNTEALLAKLMIYLGKYVNMQEVIDNIHLDIEKESDDSLFSCDISL from the coding sequence ATGAAAAAAATTCTTCTTATCGGTACGGGCGGAACCATTGCCTCGGTCGAAAGCGAGCAGGGACTCACGCCGGGGCTGAGTCCGGAGGAAATGGTCGGGAGGCTCGAATTTCGCTTTCAGTGTGATGTAGATTGTATTGTGTCCTTGAACTTGGACAGTACGAATATTTACCCGAATCATTGGGTCAAGCTTGCGACAATGATCCATGACCATTACGACCACTATGACGGGTTCGTCATCACCCACGGCACGGATACAATGGCCTATACGGCAGCAGCGCTCGATTCGATGCTGATGCATTTGGATAAGCCGGTCGTCCTGACAGGTTCACAAATACCAATGACACTGGTCGATTCCGATGGAGAACAGAACTTGATGGATGCCGTTCATTATGCAGCGGATGGTCTGGCCGGGGTGTATATCGTCTTCAACAGTCGTGTCATCAAGGGGACGAGGGCGATGAAAATGAGGACGAAAAGTAAGCACGCGTTCGAGAGCGTCAATTATCCTTACGTCGCTTATGTTGATAATACACGCATCACTTACCATTCAAAGCCGTTGGACGCGGAACGCGGACGTCGGTTGGAGCTGGAGACGAGGTTGTGTACGGATGTCTTCGTCCTGAAGCTCTATCCGGGTATCAACCGAGAGATTTTCCGCTTCATTTCTACTAGCTACAAGGGTGTCATCATCGAATGTTTCGGCAGCGGGGGGATTCCATTCTACGAAGTCGACCTGGCAGAAGAAGTGAAGGCCTTGATCGACGCCGGAGTCGTCGTTGTGCTGACGACGCAATGCTTGGAGGAAGGAATCGACATCGACTTGTATGAAGTGGGAAGGAAGATTGATCGAAACCAGGTCGTCATTTCCCAAGACATGAATACGGAAGCTCTGCTTGCAAAATTGATGATCTATCTTGGAAAATACGTTAATATGCAGGAAGTCATCGATAACATCCATTTGGATATTGAGAAAGAAAGCGACGATTCGCTGTTCAGCTGCGACATCTCGCTGTGA
- the aspA gene encoding aspartate ammonia-lyase: MYKVQTTRVEKDFLGEREIPADAYYGIQTLRASENFPITGYRIHESLITSVSMVKKAAAEANVFTGRLSAHLGDAIIEAASEVIEGKHHDHFIVDPIQGGAGTSINMNANEVISNRALEILGREKGDYKFLSPNTHVNMSQSTNDAFPTTIHLAVLSQLDLLLDTMRRMQVVFMEKAEEFDTVIKMGRTHLQDAVPIRLGQEFASYGRMIGRDIERISGSLEKLYEINIGATAVGTGLNADPAYVSKVVDRLRDISGYPVVSAENLVDATANTDLYTEISGYLKTCMLNMSKLANDLRLMASGPRAGLNEIDLPARQPGSSIMPGKVNPVMAEVINQIAFQVIGNDQTISLSSEAGQLQLNVMEPVLVFNLLESIKIMKNGFGVFTDYCVKDIKANDMVMKNNVENSIGIITALNPYIGYEKASEIARKALRTGQTIRNICLEEGVLTELELNRILDTHKMTSPGIVSMD; this comes from the coding sequence ATGTATAAAGTACAGACAACTCGAGTAGAAAAAGACTTCTTAGGAGAAAGAGAGATTCCGGCAGACGCTTATTACGGGATTCAGACACTGCGGGCATCCGAGAATTTCCCGATTACAGGTTACAGAATCCATGAATCTCTCATCACCTCCGTATCCATGGTGAAGAAGGCCGCGGCGGAAGCGAATGTTTTCACGGGGCGCTTGTCCGCCCATTTGGGAGACGCCATCATTGAGGCGGCTTCAGAGGTTATTGAAGGGAAGCATCACGATCACTTCATCGTCGATCCGATTCAGGGTGGAGCAGGTACGTCCATTAACATGAATGCAAACGAAGTAATCAGCAACCGGGCCTTGGAAATCCTGGGCCGTGAAAAAGGCGACTATAAATTTTTAAGTCCGAATACGCACGTGAACATGTCTCAGTCCACCAACGATGCGTTTCCAACAACGATTCACCTGGCCGTGCTTTCACAGCTGGATCTGCTTCTTGATACGATGCGCCGTATGCAGGTGGTATTTATGGAGAAGGCGGAAGAGTTTGATACCGTCATCAAGATGGGACGGACGCATTTACAAGATGCTGTTCCGATTCGTCTCGGACAGGAATTTGCCAGCTACGGCAGAATGATCGGGCGGGACATCGAAAGAATTTCCGGTTCGTTGGAGAAATTATACGAAATTAATATAGGGGCGACAGCGGTCGGTACCGGGTTGAACGCCGACCCTGCCTATGTCAGCAAAGTCGTGGACCGCCTGCGGGACATCAGCGGCTATCCGGTTGTTTCCGCGGAGAACCTTGTGGACGCTACAGCCAACACGGATTTATATACGGAGATTTCCGGCTACTTGAAGACGTGCATGTTGAACATGTCCAAGCTTGCGAACGATCTTCGATTAATGGCTTCCGGTCCACGTGCCGGTTTGAATGAAATCGATCTTCCGGCGCGCCAGCCTGGTTCCTCCATCATGCCTGGGAAGGTGAACCCTGTCATGGCAGAGGTGATCAATCAGATCGCTTTCCAGGTGATCGGCAATGATCAGACGATCAGCCTCTCCTCAGAAGCAGGGCAGCTGCAGCTGAACGTCATGGAGCCGGTGCTCGTGTTCAATTTGTTGGAGTCCATCAAAATCATGAAGAACGGTTTCGGAGTATTCACCGATTATTGTGTGAAAGATATTAAGGCGAATGATATGGTGATGAAAAACAATGTAGAGAACAGTATCGGTATTATTACCGCACTGAATCCTTATATCGGATATGAGAAAGCGTCGGAAATTGCTCGAAAGGCCCTGCGTACAGGACAGACAATCAGGAATATCTGTTTAGAAGAAGGGGTGCTGACAGAATTGGAACTGAACCGTATTCTTGATACGCATAAGATGACAAGCCCCGGCATCGTCAGTATGGATTGA
- a CDS encoding helix-turn-helix domain-containing protein, whose translation MKLTRLTELRKQKKWTMQETADQLGIAKSTYAGYESGYRQPSLDSLIKLADIMNTSIDYLLNRTDDPRSPDDQKMVLLDDSNQPPDWEIRIDGAAATEDELHDFLAFVRTKRQLRQ comes from the coding sequence ATGAAATTAACCAGACTCACTGAACTTCGCAAACAAAAGAAATGGACGATGCAGGAAACGGCCGACCAGCTCGGCATCGCCAAAAGTACATATGCCGGTTATGAATCCGGATACCGCCAGCCTTCGCTGGATTCTCTGATCAAACTGGCCGATATCATGAATACCTCGATCGATTATCTATTGAACCGCACCGACGATCCCCGCTCTCCCGATGATCAAAAAATGGTTCTGTTGGACGATTCCAACCAGCCGCCGGATTGGGAAATCCGCATTGACGGTGCCGCCGCTACGGAAGATGAGCTTCACGATTTCCTGGCATTCGTAAGGACAAAACGTCAGCTCAGACAGTAA